From Hemibagrus wyckioides isolate EC202008001 linkage group LG11, SWU_Hwy_1.0, whole genome shotgun sequence:
AGGATTAGTTTTAACACTGGACTAttcctttaaaaacaaattaaatgctCCTGCATGAACCAGGCAAGCCGTAATTAAGTTGTGTGGCTGAACACTGACCCTTTATGGACATAGGTCGTGGCATTATCAGGCTCCAGTTCAATACATTTGTCATACATCTCATCTGCCTTCCCGAACTGCTGCTGGTCAGTCAGTGCCTACCccaacagagagaaaggaaaaacaacaaaaattaaGTACAGTGTGATTTGTCAGTGCAGTATGGCGCTGAATAGAACAGTAATGACCATACCTGTGCATACAGGGCATAGCCTTCTGCACACTTTGGGAACCTTCTGATGACGTCCTCAAAGCCATCCATGGCTGTCTGCACTTGAGATGGGCTGTTCCCAGTGTACGCCTGTCTATACTAAAGCATAGAAGAGATAGAAATAGAGGAAATTATTCTATTTACAggcaaaaaaattaaacagataaaaagcgTTTTTGTTATTTCTGTGTGTCTTTCCTCTAACTCACAATATTTCATCTAGGGCTTTTGTATAACAGTCAGGGTGTATGATCTGATGATCTGGCCATTTACCTCTTTAAAATACTGATAAAAATGCACTGTTATCTATTATTGCTTACtaattctctaaaaaaaaaaaaaaaaaaaggaacggAGTTAGAGGAACTGATTTTTTACCTTACAGTTTTACTGCatgatgtgttttttaaatGGTAATAATCATACAGTAAAACTGGTACTACAAATCTCTTATTTACAACAAATCAACCTGACAGCATCTTATAGTACCAAGGTATGATTTGACTGAAGCTGAGGGCATGTTTCCGAAGTCAACAGTCAAAAGATTTGAATGCCCATGAGCGCCCCCTACTGCTACTCACCAGAGCGAAGCACTTCTGCGCCTGTGCCAGTGCAGAGTCAGGTCTGAGCAGAATACACTCATCAAAATCTGCCACTGCTTCTTCAACCTGGTCCAACAGGATCTTCAGCTGATGGAGGACAGGGGAGTAAAATGTCAAACATTCCATTCAAACTGTGAAAGCACTGTTAACTAGGTCACCGCTCAAAAGCCAAATTTCTAGGTTTATTCTGAATTATAATCGGCCTAACCCCGCTAaattctgttttaaaaaaaaaagaacaaatgttaaataaaccatTAAACTGGATATGAAAAGCACAAACTATATAAAAATCAAAAAGTGTTTAAGATAAAGTGACAAAGTAACCCCTTTTTACAGTATAAAAAAAGCACAGTACTATAATGCAAAATTACAAGAAGGCtctcataaaacacacagccaggtaagaacaggaaatgatgtcagATGTATGAGACATATACCTGTCCCCTATGGTGATAGACATCTGCATTCCGAGGATCTATTTCGGCTGCCATGTTGAAGTCTTGGGTAGACAGCtgtggctgctgctgctgcatgtACATGCTGCCACGTTTTATCAGAGCATTCGCTCGCAACTGCAAAATGATCACCGATCACCAGCTTTAGTGAACACTTCAGTCTAGACACTGCATAGTGTACATGTGAGTACAAAAACAGAACATGCTCGCAGTACCTTGACGTTGGCATCCTGCATGTTGATGACTCGGTCCAGGTCGGGCTGGGCGGCTGTGGCATTGCCGATGAGCAGGTAGAACGTGGCTCTTAGCAGCAGAGCTTCGGCAGTGTGTCTGCCCTTGGATTCAATCTCCTTAGTGCACTCACTGATGATTTTATCATAATTCTCCTCTTCCATGTACTGCTTGGCCTTCAGATAGCCGGAGCTGCATGAACAGAAGATATTCAATACTGTTTTTAGTACCACTTGCCACAATCCATGCCAAGAACACTGAATTATAAGGAGTACTTAAATCCAATACTGATTTTGGTCTGAAATGTTATACTGGTATCCAGTTGGATTTTCCACATTTTCCGCTttgattcagtgtgtggtgttgatcATCATGATGCAGGTCATGTTTGCACAGGAACATAGAACACAATAAATCCAAGCTCCATCACACCTTTGATGTATAAGATAACTTAGCGACAGAAGCTATCCAAAACATATTGGCTATTGTGAGGAGCAAGCCAAGCAATAATGTGAGCAGTATTAGGCATCAGCCAGGAATCAAGAATTgtactgaaatgaaaaaaatggtACTACTGTCTCTCTAATTATGACTAACAGTACAGCCCTTCGAAAGGACAGATCCAATTAATTAGGGATGCATGATATTCTGATATCAATATGCTCTGTTAGCATGTAACATCAACTTAAAACATTATAAAGAGTTGACTTACTGTGCCAGGATTTGGATCACTATAACCCATGGACAAGTAACATACTGAAATCTCTGATATATAGGAAAAGTGAGGCTGATGCATCCGTAAACTTCATCATGCATACTGAATTCAATAACCTCAGTGTTTAGAAAATGAAACACAACCTCCACATCaaacagataaagaaaaaaaaaagaaaactctaCCGATTTGACAAACATCACTCTATAGTACATGAATTCTGACCTCTCTGTGACCTCAGCAGCTTCACCCTCCTTATCCTTGTCCTCGTCTTTCTTCTCGCCTTTCTGAAGGGGTTGCGATATGATGTCATCAGTGAAGGAGCTGAAGTAGGACTTGATAAACTGGGGTGATGGCATTAGAGGCTCACGGTTCTAGATATAAAGATTCAGTTTAAGAGTGAGTCTACTGAAATTTAGCATCAGAGTAATGGGTCAAAAAAATCATGAACGCTACAGATGTTGACACCAAAAACAAACTCAAAGCTGCATACCACTCTTGTGACTCTTCTCACCTTGTATTTTTCCTTGGCTTTCTCTTTTCCCAGTTGTTTCAGCACTCTGTCTGCCACTAGCATGCTTTGCTGGTTCTGGAAGGCCTCGAGTATACATACAGCGGTCACATCTGGAAGAACACAGTGGCACATCTTAAAAGGGCACAGCTGCCTGAAATGTGTCCTGATTTTAAGCACTGCGCTCTATAACATTTTACATTAGATTCAACATTGTTACACCTCTTActatttgttttacttttcttCAAAGGGGACAGTTTGCAAAAAGTATTGACTCCCACCTTCCAGACACTCCTTTTTGTTGTCTAGTTTTTCCAGGGCTCTGGCACGCCTAAAGAGAGCTTTGACGTAGCGCGGATTCATTTCCACAGCCTGAGAACAGTCTTCCACCACTTCAGTCCATTTTGACTGCAATCATAAACATTTAGTCAAAACTGCAATATACCTGGGAGCCATTTTTAACAGCTGCAGTGTACAGGTTTGGGCAACTGAAACAAACCTGCTGTTCATATGCTGCAGCTCTGTTCTGGTAGAAGGTGGACAGGTCACTCTTCTGTTCTTTGGGgcacaggctgattgcctcgGTGTAGCACTGGATGGCCTGCTCAAACTTACCAGCCTTGAAATACTTGTTGCCCCTGTTTTTAGCAACCTGTGCCTTATCCAGAGGGCTCTAcacaaggagaaaaaaaaacatgcattccatgtttaataataataataataataataataataataataataataataataataataataaacaccaccATCTCTTATTTTGTGTTTGAAATCATTATATTTACACCATAACATTACATCTGTTACAGATTTAATAATACAGACATAGGTAACGTAAGACCAGTGTATGCCTAGACTTCATTTTGGATACTGAATATTAGAATCTCAGGGTTTAGAAAATGGCACAAAACCTACAAAACAaactaaatggataaaataataataataataataaaactctaCCAATTTGAAATACATCACTCTATAGTACATCTCAGACCGACAGCCTCTAGTTGAGGCTCTGGGTTtgtgatcagaaggttgcggttcaagccaagctgccactgttgggcccctgagcaaggcacttaaccctctctggtccaggggcactgtatcatggctgcccctgcgctctgagcccaacttccaaagctgagATATttgaagaaaagcatttcactgtgctatattgtaaatgtgacaaaaataaaggcttcttcttcaacGATGTGTTTTGTTCAATAACGTGTTTTGaagatttgttgttttggaGGTACAAGACAACTGCTTATCTTGGACCATAACTTTTCCGACAGCGTAGAACCCAAAATACTTCTACacgctgctttttagatgatttAGGGTCGTAATTGTCTGCTCTGCTGCTTGCTGTTATCTTCCATTTTTGGATCATTAGCTTAATTTACTGATGGGTCAGGAGGGCATTCAAAACTTTTAGCGCAGCCAATGCTGGATCAGATGCTAAACAACAAAATCAAAAGCTGTCTAATGTGCTGCACATTAACATTCATATGGGAAAATTATAGTTCgaaaataaattttttacatCAGGTTTGAATGTATGTTTGAATATCGGATAAAGAGTGACAGCCCTAGTGTATTTAGTCTGTTTATAAATTTGACTAAATAACTGTGATCATTTCACCTTAACCAGGACATCCACATAAAAAGCTACCATTGACAGAAAAGTGTGAACTAATGAGGAAAATGTACACATGTTCAAAACTCTCATGTCTGCTGTAGCGAATGAATAATTACTATTGCATGAGTGAACTGCTTCCATTTAAATCAGTCAGAACAAATCTTGAGAAAATATTAAGTCATCAGATAAACCGTGCCAGTGCAATAATCAGGAACCAGTTACAGTATCACTGAACACTTCGGTTGCATTTGTGTGTAAGGAGAGTGGAGTTAAATGCACTCCGTCACCACTTAAGCTTTCTTTCTCCGGTAGCAGACAGGCTGTCTCAGTAAAATCCCACTTAGTCTAAGCTCACAGCTAATGCCAAAGACTACCGCATCACAGACGAGTTAAAACGCTCTGCATGAACGTGAGGTAACATTAAAACATGCAAAATGCAGTAGTGTCACAACAAACCATTTCCGAGCACTGACAGGTTCATGAAGACAGCAGTTAGCTGGAGCTGGTGTGGCAGAGGAGCATGGGAACCAAATTATAATATACAAGCAGCACCAAAAACACTGAGCCTAAACTGCAGTGAGGGGAAAGCTTACACAAGCTTCaccaaaaatgaatgaatgaatgataccacaacactaacatAGTATGAGCTCCTTGTTCTAAACATTACCACCTGCTGCAATACACACTTCAGCTGAGACGCAGTCTGCCAGGATGTAGAAACACTGATAAAGCAGAGCAAAATCCAGTGATATACTGTTGCAAAATCCAATGTGATACTGTTTAATGCCTCTCTTGCTATCACAACACATTCACCATAATTACACACCAGGAAGAAACAAATATGTTAGCTAGACTCAAATATCATCTGTGCGTGTGATGCAAGGACAGAACATCACAGTTTATTAAACACAATAACCTGTTTTTTGAGCGTTTTTTTGCACAAAAGGATGTACTTAGTGATAATATACTGATTTGTTTCTCTTACTCTGTATTACTAAACTTAACTAACCAGCTCATCATATCTTATCACATTATGTTATCGAGCACTTTTTATGTTCCTGAATTATAGTTGCGTCCCAAATCGCAAACACTtcttgttgatctttcggctgctccctacgtgtgtaaggaccaactggtccgctcAACAGCCTGGCACAGattttacgctggatgcccttcctgacacaaccctcccattttatccaggcttgggtcCGGCACCACATCCAGTgactggggtttgggcactggctgggaatcgaacccgggctttctgcatggtaggcgagaaacctaccactgagccaccattCTACACAATTTTGCATTAGCAATAAAGTGAACAGTGTGTTGAAAACTGCAACAAGAACTGCATCAAGTACCCAGATAATACACTTATTCATCTGaaaaaatgaagtgtggaatgtttttctgtacacttcatgcactcaacggTTGCAGATTTGTTTACAAAGCGGAAGAAGGGCGGGGCTGCCAGGTTCTGAGGACAAGAAATcttagcatttaaaaaaaaaaaaatcagcttatTCTATTACAACTAGCGATGTCGCAAAAAACCCTTCAAAAATGTATACACTAGATGATTCTGTATGtaaaccaatcaggcataagattatgatacctgcctgatattgtgttgttccccattttgctgccaaaacagccctgacctgtcaaggcatgggctccactagatccctaaatGTGTGCTGTGGcaccatctggcaccaagatgttaacagcagattctttaaatcctgtaagttgctgATAatgactgaccactgcagacctccATGGGCCGCacctctcaacttacaggacttaaaggatacttttgatagatactgaccactgcagaccgggaacactccacaagagctgcagttttggagatgctctgatccagtggtctagccatcacaatctggcccttgtcaaactcgctcaaatccttacacgaccatttttcctgcttctaacacatcaactttgaggacaaaatgttcacttgctgcctaatatatcccacccactaacaggtgccatgatgaggagataatcagtgttattcaattcacctctcactgctcaatCACTGTGTATTTTATACAGAATGTAATATCTACTTCTTTAAAATGCTCaaaaacgcaaaaaaaaaatgcatgcaaaCATGGAGAAATTTACATTATGCAGAAAAGTTCACtacttatttactttataatcaATGATGAGAGACCAAAGTGTTACTAACCCTTGGACCACTGAGTAACTTGAGATTAAACATTTACCTGCAGATTGCTAAAGAAACACTTTTTTGTGCTGGACCTTACTGAGTTCACCTGCACCACAACCTACTAGTGTAACATAGTGATGATGTTCCTCATGGTATTTGTGTATCACCTCAGTACCATGATTTgtaacttaatatttaaaacaactgTCACATTAAACAACTTATTTCTAGCACGGTTACATTTGTCTTGCAAATAAGCAGACAGAGGCGGTACCATGCACACGTTAACCTTGAACCTTGTCATGGTACAAAGACACACAAGGTGCCATTCATGTGCTTATTATAACATGTTCAAATGTGAAACTTGTTCTACCTTTTTCAACAGTATCATAATATACATAACAGTGAAATGATCAGAAAAGAGTAAGCGGAAACATGTATTGTTAATAAATGCTTGACATCTTTGTGTCAGTAATGTGAGAAGCAGTCGATTAATGGATGTGATGAATCGTTCACATTGAACTTTGAACACATTTTTCAGATCGTTATATTCTCCCGCCAACTCAGGGTTAGCTTATTTTAgatgtaaaataaatgcatcATTAAACTCACAAGGTTTTAGTAAACCTACTATATATTGTGATCAATGCTATGTTTAATTGAACTGTTTGATAAGATATATTCATCTCTTAGCTGCAAGCATAGAAAATAGTTGACTTGTATGGGACAGTTATCGAAAATGACTATCCTGACTGACTCTGTGACATGGCATGACGTGATACACAGTTCCACAGTGACCGACAGGAAAGCCCTGTAAAGTGTGGTGAAAATCGCACAAAATACCTACTACTAATTACTAGACATTGAACATCTGCACCAAAATCTGTAAAGAGTATgtatcatcattgtcatcatcacaAACTCCTCCTATCCCAATCATATACAGGAACAGTCACACCAGGACCAGCAGGGTCGGGTCCAGTTTATTACCCAAAACCATTACCCTGCTGAACTctgcactacaccaccacagagGGGTTATCATTCAGCAGCTCTAAACTATAGCAGCTTCAGCAGCTCTAGTACATTCTGTACTATCCTACTCAATAGCTACTGCGCATatacttgtttttttattttgtatgtatgtgtgtgtgtgtgtgtgtgtgtgtgtgtgtgtatatatatgtatatatatatatatatatatatatatatatatatatatatatatatatgtatgatagatagatagatagatagatagatagatagatagatagatagatagatagatatagacagTGTCATAGATAGacagtgtattctgacacctttctatcagaaccagcattaacttcttcagcaatttgagtaacagtagctcgtctgttggattggatcacacaggccagccttcactctccatgtaagtcttggccacccatgaccctgtcaccggttcaccagtgtttcttccttggtccacttttgatagatactgaccactgcagaccgggaacaccccacaagagctgcagttttggagatgctcttatccagttgtctagccatcacaatttgacaatttttcaaactcgctcaaatccttacgcctgCCCAATTTTCCTGcgtctaacatcaactttgaggacaaaatattcacttgctgcctaatatatcccacccaccaacaggtgccatgatgaggagatcatcagtgttattcacttcacctgtcactgctcataatgttatgcctgatcggtgcagTGCATAATGTAAGTGAGTAGTTTAGGACAGAAGTTATGTATGTGGGCAACCAAATCATGGACTTGGGTGGTACACTTGAAACATTTACCTACTTGGTGGGcaagttgtttaatttcttcaCTCGTGTAATCACGGTGTATTTTATACAACACAAACTATGTTCTTACACATTCGGgaatgtaatatgtaatatcTACTTCTTTAAAATGCTCAataatgcaacaaaaaaaatgcatgcaaaCACAGAAATTTACATTATgcagcaaaaaataataaaatttgtatatatatatatatatatacactagatACTAAATTGTCAAGTACCTTGACAAAGAAAAATCAAGGTAGATGaagaaaataacttttttttttattaaaggcaGTTTTACACTGTGCTGTTGGTTGCATGAGCATTAAATCTAATACTGGTGAACATATGACATTGTGCATTATATAAGACTGccaaataattattttacaatGAGTGATGTTTGTCTCTAATAGCAGCTCATTTAACTTTTATATATCTGGTTTGACTCAATGCCAAAGCCTGACTTCTGTATAAATCGTCCACTGCATACCAAAGTAATTAGTTCAAAACTTATGTAATGCACTTGTATGGAAATGAGGTGTCTATTTGGGATTGATTGTGGAAATTAAAGTAGGAGAGAATAAAAGTGGAAATTCTCAGCTATAAAAATCGCACACACTTGtacatatatagaatatattcaGGACCCACCATGGTCTCTGATCCGACTTTATGGACAAGAATGAACAAACACTTTGCCTTACATTATCGCACACAACtcaggatggatagatggacaaaCAGAcggaaagatagacagacagaaagacagacatatagacagataaacagatagatagacagacacataaataaaagacagacagatagataaatagtgAAATACGGTGCTGAACAGAGGCTTTattactctatactatacaagGAGTAAAAAAACACGCAAGTTCTCCGCAGTGTAATGAatgtcactttcactttttaatgagctagctagctaacctacATAAAGCCCCATTTGTAAGACAGGGTCGGTTAAAAAAACGCCTTTTTGTCATTAtaaaggtgcagaaataatctACTGAAGGCTGTTTGCTGAAATATATAGCTATTCTAAAACAAAATTAGGACTAAATAACACCAAAGTGAGCGAGTATCGataggaataaaacagttaGCCATAGCAGCACGCTTGGGGGTTGGACTGGCCTGACGGCGTGCCTCTGGGCGGATTCCAAATCCCTCATCTACTCCCTATACATGTGCACTACACTCTCTACCAGACCAGAGCTTCTACAGCCTAAGTAGGGTACTACGTATAAACAAGGGGACCATCTGGGATGTGACCCATAACAGTTTAGGTAAGCTAAGACACGACCCTGGTGGATTTGTCAGTTAAGACGATCAATCTGAAAGGGACGTGTTACAGTGTCAGGTACAAGTTTAGCTAGAGCACGCGCACAGTTTATAACCGTACAAGTGTACATGTCTATAAAGTGGTTACCATGTTGTCCTGTTCGCTGCCTTCGGGAGTTTTCCTCTCCTCATTGCGCTCACTCGGCTGCTCTTTGCCGCGGCTTTGGCCCTGACCCCGGCTCCGGCTCCTGCTCCACAGGTACACGGCTCCGACCCCGAGCACGATAGGAGTCCCGACCAGCAGCGCCAGCTGCCACCGGGGCAGTCCAGACCCGGCCCCCGGTTCGATGGGCTTTGAAGCGGCCATCGGTCCCaccatgcaacacacacacaccgacttTAGCAGGCAGCGGAAATCGCTGAGAGGTCAGAGAAGGAACGAAGGCATTGTGGGATACTGGCGGACTCTCCAGGAACTAGGGAGAAACGTAACTTCCGGaaacaaaataagaataaataataagttcCTTTccatctattattatttttacatagtaaaaaaacatgttataaaacattatgttttatgtttaaacACATATCTAATATAACAAGTATGTTTTATACAATAGTATTAGTTTTGAGTGTGTAGCAGAAGAGTATGCAAGTACTAAGACATACTAGCTCGTCGTGTATCGGAAGAGAACGTTGTTGCCTAGTTACGCACACTGTCACTGTAaaccatttttatatttaaccatttttatatttaaggcTCTACGAATTCAAtgcattgatttatttttctacatttaattGACACCTTTGTCTAAAATGCGAACGCAGACTGTCACACATTTCCTCCCAACTCGTGCAAGGAGGAGTTTAGGCAATATTCGGTGAAAATATGTTCACGTGCCCACATGTATCCCACTCTTCCGGAAATAATAGACCATCCGGGAACTTTTGGGATTTTCATTGAATACGATTTGGGACACACGCTTCTGATCGCATACTTTGTAAGCCGGATATTTAGCAAATTGGGACGCACGATTGGTGTATTCGATAAGCGGTAACGGGACTTATGGATAACATTATATTTAATCATTATTGCCAATACAATTCTAGCGTACAATATGCTTAaaagaattattaaataataaagaaatcacACGAGTTACCCTTTTCACCGCCAGATGGCGCCATTGTTCTGTGTGAGGAGAAGCACTCACGCGATCTGATCAACAACAGCATTCACATCGCCTCAGCTTTACTGACTGTCTGgatttttaaaatgtcaaatcATTTATAAAATACTACTGAATTAAGCgctaaataaatcaaattgaCAGATTTATTAAGGGTACAAAAAGAATAAACATAGGCAAATGCAAAGACGAATGAAATCTGACAGCTCTCTGATTGAAGTGGAGGCTCCATTAAACCGCTAGTCACGGTCACGTGCTCTGAGCTGTAATTCATTATTAAGTTAATAAGTTCGTTCCTGAAATATTGT
This genomic window contains:
- the tomm70a gene encoding mitochondrial import receptor subunit TOM70 produces the protein MVGPMAASKPIEPGAGSGLPRWQLALLVGTPIVLGVGAVYLWSRSRSRGQGQSRGKEQPSERNEERKTPEGSEQDNMSPLDKAQVAKNRGNKYFKAGKFEQAIQCYTEAISLCPKEQKSDLSTFYQNRAAAYEQQSKWTEVVEDCSQAVEMNPRYVKALFRRARALEKLDNKKECLEDVTAVCILEAFQNQQSMLVADRVLKQLGKEKAKEKYKNREPLMPSPQFIKSYFSSFTDDIISQPLQKGEKKDEDKDKEGEAAEVTESSGYLKAKQYMEEENYDKIISECTKEIESKGRHTAEALLLRATFYLLIGNATAAQPDLDRVINMQDANVKLRANALIKRGSMYMQQQQPQLSTQDFNMAAEIDPRNADVYHHRGQLKILLDQVEEAVADFDECILLRPDSALAQAQKCFALYRQAYTGNSPSQVQTAMDGFEDVIRRFPKCAEGYALYAQALTDQQQFGKADEMYDKCIELEPDNATTYVHKGLLQLQWKQDLDMGLDLISKAIEIDNKCDFAYETMGTIEVQRGNLDKAIDMFNKAINLAKSEMEMAHLYSLCDAAYAQTEVARKYGLKPPTL